ACACCGGATGCACGCCGATGCAACGTACCACACAGCGGAGAATAAATTGACTTGAATGAACTAAAAAGCGACAGATGATGAATTCAATTTCCGTTTTGCCTAAATATACCAACGTGTGCGGGCTTACCTTTTCGCTTCAGAATGTAATTCTTCTTGTAGAGCCACCAGAGCAACACCGCCACCAGGATGACGGCGAGCAGCGTGCCGAAGATGGCACCCGCAATGTCACCGCCTCCGTAACAAGATTCGTTTTCCATTGTTCCGCTTGCTACGATACAGAGTCAACGCTAATCTTTAACCGGACACATACACTaccacgtttttttttgtcggtatTTCACACGTTCGAATTAAAGCACGTTTTGCTGCCGATTAGTTGTGGAATGTTATCGCGCAATCAAACATACAGCACACAGCACGCTCAACAATTAAATCAAATGCTTGGAATAATCACAACGCGCAGCGTAGTACACCGTATGACATCATCCTTCGGATAGGAAAGCCGAAATAACGACCACACTACACCGGGCAGATTCACCAAAAGACTACGCGGCCTGTGTGACACTTGCGGTAATTGAACATCACGCGCACTCACACTgacagaaacacacactcactgcGGGCACGTACGGTGACGGGTAATGGCCAGGGGGCCCCGGGGCACAAATCCATTGAATCTGCACACTCAACGTACGCTTCTTCTGTACCGCAGACGGGTGCGCAAATATCtttcttcttgcttttttgGCAGTTggcgttgttttgtgttttgcactAGGTTGAACTATTCCttgttgccttttgttttacgCCTTCTTCACCGGCCTACTCTGCTGCTTCACTGTGGTTTGGATGAGGGATTGGGGAGAtgaatttaatgataaaattatgcaacCATTATCTGCCGAttattattgcttttgttgatgatgatcgtgatgGTTGTGATTATGTTCAAGGTACCAAGTAATATTAactgtttttacttttgtttttactctAGCCCTTTAGCACTTCGTTTTATTCCTTCATTTTTGTCACTGTTTTGTAGGTTTTGGTGCTTTACAAGCCAACACGCAGTAACGTTTCTCTAGTTGCCTGTTGGTTGAGGTTATCAATTGAATGGGTCAGATCACACACAGAAGATAAGGGAGTTAGCACtgcacacacggacacacttTAAGTTCTTGCTGGAGTGTATGAGTGTTATGCAGATCGTTATCGCACCTTTGAAggcgtccaaaatttcatctagCTTGGGTCAAAGGTCAGAACCGACAACAGCATTGACGACCCAAATTGACAGCAACagacccaaattgagatgaagtgatggcgttgatgggTCTGCCAGATATTAATCTTTATCTAAATTTCTTCCTAACAATAATACCAGCTTAAACTTGCTTATCTTACGTGGTTTATCGTGTTGGGTGAGTTTGATTCGGATTCTTGAATCCAAACAAATCTTTTGTacggaatgaatgaatctgaatctctatgtcaaagatttatgaatgttAAAGGATTGCTCCACCTATGAGCTTATCCGTCTTTCCTCTCCCCCAACTACCAAGTGGTCCAAGGGTCATGATTCGCCactgctctgaggattcataatttttttgaaagtcgattcctgatttgaatgactccacactaaagattcataggagcgactcttctcaaaagattcattaggcACAACACTAGTATTATAAGCTGAAAATCTAGCAATTTCACTAAACAAATGTTCTCAAATAAAAGCATGAAGAAGGAGGTACTTCCCTCCATTTACAAAACTCTTTCACAAATGATCCTCACTGGTGGTAAGCGTCCAATAAAAAGGGAATTAATTAAAAGGGGAAACGTTTGCAtcttaattcaaaacaaataaactacTATCGCACACATACTAAGCCAGTAATGGAACAGTGACGGCCTAATGGTCCAGCATTAAACGCTTTTGTTCGATTTATTGTTTACGGAACCCTTTCAGTAAACACTTTCACCCGTGGTGCATGATGGATCTATCAAACACTCCTTATGCATATATTGCATATTGATCGTGATCtctataaaaatgtatcaGCTGGGCGTATAATCAGTGAGATGAATTTCAAACTAAAACAACAATCGACCGAAATGCATTCGAGagagaagaagtaaaaaagggATCGTGCGTTGAGCGATCGCTTTCCTAAACGATAGaatttttaatggttttgtttccggTTTTTACTGGCAACAAAGGCataaataccacacacacacagtaaagGAAAATTGGAACATGTTATGTAAAAGTGATCATTTCTTGTCGAtcgtttttcattgttttgtggaTATCTCGGACAGGCCCTTTTGAGGACAAGTTAACTGAACGTAAAACTGATCTCTCTGGATGATGTGATAAATTGACCGAAGTCTTAATGCTTTTTATACCAAAAGCACCTCACAACACTTGTTTGCGAACTCCGGACAGGATAACTCCGCATGGTTGTGGTCAGTGATCCacacgctttttgttgttgggccCGTACCACCCGAAAGCAGCGGGAAGAATTCCCAGCCAGCTTTCGACTTGTCGGGCATGGGGGTTCGTAATATCTTTCTCCTCGTTTAGAAAGTGACGCTCTCGGACCGAGCGAAGGAATGTATCGATTACTTTCCTTTTCCTGATGTGTGAGCGTTCCGCAGGCTCTCCGGCTCCTTCGATCACTTGAAACCCCAGGCCCCGTACGCGTTGCCCGCCGATCGAGGCGCGTTAATGCGGTGGCCAATCCTTGCCtctttttacaattttgacGAATTTTGGCTgaggttgtttcttttcttcttcttaattcTTTATGATGCCTCTAGCCTCGGGGAATAATACGGACCCCGGATCCCATCGAAGGGGACTCACCCGTTGCGTtggttgaagaaaaataaaaattcaatgcTGATGAAGGGCCAGTTGTTGGCTTCAAAAGAACATTATCAATCGAAAAGCTGAACGCGACTAGCGGTTGGACGGAAGCAACAATTTGAAAACGTGAGTaacattcaaaattttaaaccCTTCCAAACAGCATGCAcgtatgtgtttattttaaacgataaaaataatttgtttccaTATTGTCGTACACTTAGCGTATTAATTGTTTGGTTTACAAATATCTAACCAGAAGTTGAACCattgggaaaatggaaaacttagGCGATCTTTCGACAGGATGTTATatcaagtgcaataaaaaggaaGATAATGTTTATTTGACGGCCGCGATCGAGTGTCTTATCTTTgctttcttattttattttcttccacctTTGCTGAGATTTCAAAcgggtttcttttgttttacgtttggAACTCCTATCTAATTCACGTCGGGACACTTaaggggaaaacaaaaccacggtTGAAGGAATTGTATTTTGTGTCTCCCCTGTGTTTGGTCAATAAAACTACAATGTAGTTTAATTAGCCGCACAACACTCGGCGAGGCGTTCAACagggcacaccaaaatatgtGGATTTCCCTTTAAGATTAATCAAAGCAAGCAGTGATGAAGTGAACTTTTTAAGGGgattttgtagttttttttttttcaacacttaAAAGTCAGTTAAATCACTTTTTTAATagtactgttttgttttaactgaagtcaatttcattatttcattttctagAAATTCACCTGAGCTGAGTTAGCTGAGTCACTAATCGTTTAAAACtgacaaaaaataatcattcatGAACTTCCATATCACAAATGAATATCAACCGATAGCACTTATACAATCCAGACTGCAGAATTAAGGAAACTGATCACTTAAACTGAGAATATCACTCGTAGTGCGGTGCGCTTCACTTCATcttaaatgcatttaaatcacTCCATGCGACAGCCACACTACCACCTGTGCCAATGTACAATCTGCTGCGTAAACACAGCAAACACCTGGTCGATGAACACACGAAGTTTAGTGCTGAGTTTTGCGTTTTTAAACCCCTGTGTGCATATCACCAACGATCACGAATACGAACAAGCAGTAACAATTATGCGGTATCTAATCACcgttctttttctgtttcgaTGTGTTGCACCTTGACGCGACACGTGCTAGCCACGGTCCTTCAATCAcgaagaattttaaaaaatgacttgttttGAAACGACGAACCTCGTTTATATATGGGTACGGTTGGGTGTGGCACTGTGGGATTGCTATCGGCCATCATGGTGTGcagttgtaaaatatttataataataaaatctttttggtttttcttcacttgttttgacatttatttAAGAAATTAAATGATCGTAAATCTTGAATCGTGATCATGGCACATtaaaatcgtttttctttgATGAAACAAACTGAAAAACCAATGTTAAGGTacaatttattctttttataGCAAGAATTGTGGCCTCCCCAAATAACAAAAGGAATTCGCATATTTTGACAGAGACAGGGGTTTTAATGTGTGAATTAAAGACAGGTTAACTTGTCCAATACAGGAACGGCAAGTTGTAAGTCCATTTGGTTTTTGGAGACACACTTTAAAGAGGAAATTAATTCtcgatgtgttttatttttcgtattCACGGCAAAGAAAGCTAAATTTTctaaaaagcattttttttatcaatcaatttcaattaaaaaatatatttaaaaatacaaaaccaagGAGAACCCTGCAACGGCTTGAAACCACATCAGATGTCAAATTATAGCATGCTAATTATAGTTATAGCAGACCATTAGATCAAGTAAAGCGGTCTTATTCCGATATGGTTTTCCACGTTTTGCTCGGTtatgttcatttgttttgatccATGTTCATTATTATAATATTTCCCGTTTCGAAGATATTTCAGATGAATTTACACCATTATTACatgttttgaattatttattcttttctaGATTGCTCTATAAAATGGAAACGGCGGAAAGCTCTACGGGTTCATGTTTGCTCTTTGCAGTCTAACTGCACGCCTACGCCTTCTTTCACCAGTTTGCTAACGAATAGAATCCCCATCAAGCAGCGAAGGAGTATCCAACCTGTTCGTGATTGATAAACTCTCAATTGTTGGCATGCAATGCAGATCAAAACCTGCACTAAAGATAACAAATGCATCGGAACGATTTTGACATTAACCTCAGGCAGTCATTTAGGACAATAAATGGAAGAACGtaaattcattttgttttggaaaaaaacgaacggaGTTTAACTTAGCGCTATGGAAGATGATGCTACATTAAATGTATTGAGCCTACGTATACTAGTTCTAGCTTTCCTAGCTGATCTTAACGTAATAATCTTCTCATTTGCAATGAGCGCTAAAGGTAAATAGATGGCCGCACGCATTGGGCACTTTCTTCTTATTACGCTATGTAAGTGTTATCGACTACTCCCCAAGTGTTGTTCCCGGTTACGTTcgggattttgtttgttgggatTGCTTTACTACACTCTTACTGACTAATTATCAACTGCTTTCTAGCTTCTACGAGTTTtcacattttaaatttgttgttttttttcttctttgcatATATTTTATCTGATGTGTTTCTATATCTGTATCTATTTTGGTCTGCTTTTTGTTAAAGTTGACGGTTGGTTTTTGATTTCGTTACGATTGTAGTGTTGCGCTTGTTAGGTTTGGTAGCTTTACAGCCAGGAAGTAATTGGTAGCAGTTATTGTTGATTGAGCATCATAATTTTCTTCGCCTGTTCCATCCCGGACAGGTACGCACCGTGTACGGTCGAGAAGTACCGTTCGTGACATGCTTCACCGGCAAAATGGATTGTGGCACTGGTTTTGGTGCTGCTGTTAACGTTACTATTGCTCGTACCTGTCCCTTTCGTACCGGGTGTGGTTGTGGTGGAACCGGTACTCGAATTGCTCGGAGCATTGGCTAAAGATTCAGCTGTCTTCTGGACGACTTTGTTTGGAGTATTGTGGGTGCTAGGGTTTGCTATCGGGACGCTAGTTAGTGTATTGCTGCTATTACTGCTGCTCGTACTGTGACCGCTGGTGTTGCTCGTTGACGTCCCCGTTCGCATACTGGCGGTACCGATTGTAGTCGATTGTGTTACTGCCGAGGAAGCATTATTTGCTGGAAAGGATTCCTTTTTGCGCGATTCTTCACCCGATTTGTCGTACTGATTGCATATGAGCGTTTCCGTTAGGTTGGACATGAAGTTCTGCTCGTGATCACAGTTTACCGAGGTGTAACTGTAAGAACCACGAATATAACGATTGGAGTTCCATCTTGtgctgaaataaaaatatacaaaaatgagaaaaacaacacttaCACATTAAAGCAAAGTCACCTACCAGTAATAATTGACAGGCTTAGGTACTTTCTTCTTGGTAAACTTctccaaaataaacacacagtCGCTCACGATCTGTTCATCGTTAAGCGCCTCCATCTCGAGCGCTCCATAGCTACCGATCCAACCGAGCAGTGTGTTCGGCGGACCCGGACTGAGTACATCAAATCCCGAGATGAAGCGTGTCCAGTGCGAATCCTTCCGCAGCTCATCCCGCCACACCAGCTGTATCCCTTCCGCTTTGCCCCACCACGCATCCTCAAACTGGAGAAAAATCTTATCGATCGTCCCATATCCGATGCTGCGAATCGAGCGACTGTAGCTTGCCGGTAGGTTCGGTTGAAACAGTTGATCCATCGTGTCTTTCAGTACGCCCAGCGAGAACGTTACGATCAGATGCTGGCAGCAATAAATCGTTCCATCGGTGCACTTCACAATCACCTTGCTGCGGCCATCCAACCAGCGGATCTCGCAAATCGCCTTATTGTATACGATCTTCTCCATGCCGATCTCTTCGATCAGACAGCTAACGAGCGCCTGGAAGCCGTACCGCATGTTGATGTGTGCCTGGCAGCTTTCCCCATTGAACGAATAGCTGCCCCACAGTTTAGCCGAAATGTCCGATACGTGCAGGCAGGAATTGTCAATGATCTGAAACCGGCAGTGCCAATCGAGCAGTTGCTGTGCCAGCACCTTCTGTTCGGCGGTAAAATCTTTCTCCGTACGCTTTCGGAACTGCTCGCGTAAATATGCCTCCAGCGATGCCGGATAGGATGCGTCACGATCGCCACCGGATGTACGGGCGGCAAACTCTTCACACTGTTCTAAAATCTGACCAACGATAAAGTCGACCCGCTTCACCAGATGGTCGTCTATCCGGAAACCATCGTCACGCAAAAACTCTCCCAAACCTTCCTCGGACGTTTCCTCGCGCAGTAACCCATTCCGCTTGGCTATCTCGTGCAGGTCATTTTGTCGTCCGTGCAACCACTGGGCACCGGCTTCAACCAACTGACAGCCTTTCCCACCGACGTGATGCTTTTTCAGTGCTTTCGTACTGATGCGTCCCCCGGGGGACGATTGTGCTTCGAGAATGGCGAAGCTTTTGCCCGAATTGCGCAGCTGCTTAGCTGCTCCAAGTCCGGCAATACCAGCCCCAAGGATCAGCACGTCAACGTACGCTTTCGGACCATGATTGAACGGCGGAATCAATCTACAACGAGAATAGGATATTGGAAAAAGATGTTAAAAATATGgtgtaaatttt
This region of Anopheles marshallii chromosome 2, idAnoMarsDA_429_01, whole genome shotgun sequence genomic DNA includes:
- the LOC128718562 gene encoding uncharacterized protein LOC128718562, giving the protein MNPRIVIIGAGAAGVAAATRLIERGYKNVKILEAENRIGGRIHTVPFGANVVDLGAQWCHGEKGNVCYELGSKYNVFDSNSARYERFVLTRSNGEQIPKERSEKLLGLIWSILETHKHELTGYRGSLGSFIMGKFRALLETAEYADVNDDTAYQVLEFFHKFENSIEASDSWFDTSGPGYLHYWECDGDLLLNWRDKGYRTVLEILMKRHPLTTATDAINLEDYTHFNKTVANINWTAGPDSLVSIRCTDNSVYDADHVICTISLGVLKERYQTLFTPDLPPIKRNAIQGLTIGTVNKLFLVFDKPFWTKGWQGLSLIWNQADLDEVRKMPDSWMEDVFGFYIVDYQPNVLCGWISGKNARRMERASDEDVRRACMFLLRKFMKGCTIPEPVRFQRTSWYSNPNFRGSYTFRSMTTDLLNTSASHLAIPLTNTCGMPVVQFAGEATHDHYYSTVHGAVETGWREANRLIDLYDRLIPPFNHGPKAYVDVLILGAGIAGLGAAKQLRNSGKSFAILEAQSSPGGRISTKALKKHHVGGKGCQLVEAGAQWLHGRQNDLHEIAKRNGLLREETSEEGLGEFLRDDGFRIDDHLVKRVDFIVGQILEQCEEFAARTSGGDRDASYPASLEAYLREQFRKRTEKDFTAEQKVLAQQLLDWHCRFQIIDNSCLHVSDISAKLWGSYSFNGESCQAHINMRYGFQALVSCLIEEIGMEKIVYNKAICEIRWLDGRSKVIVKCTDGTIYCCQHLIVTFSLGVLKDTMDQLFQPNLPASYSRSIRSIGYGTIDKIFLQFEDAWWGKAEGIQLVWRDELRKDSHWTRFISGFDVLSPGPPNTLLGWIGSYGALEMEALNDEQIVSDCVFILEKFTKKKVPKPVNYYCTRWNSNRYIRGSYSYTSVNCDHEQNFMSNLTETLICNQYDKSGEESRKKESFPANNASSAVTQSTTIGTASMRTGTSTSNTSGHSTSSSNSSNTLTSVPIANPSTHNTPNKVVQKTAESLANAPSNSSTGSTTTTPGTKGTGTSNSNVNSSTKTSATIHFAGEACHERYFSTVHGAYLSGMEQAKKIMMLNQQ